A DNA window from Camelina sativa cultivar DH55 chromosome 13, Cs, whole genome shotgun sequence contains the following coding sequences:
- the LOC104734401 gene encoding transcriptional regulator ATRX yields the protein MKMRAKSILVRSSRKSPDPSLASLPDDEANENLCSGVSTTHCDTDDVEIVPDTFDERDVPHKKRHCLGTTSETTDRGVSVDPPVLNLDACIVCEVADDRVSRCCGIDCLLSFHGECLYTDLGDSSEDLANPFCPYCWLKILALKSKTLKEKTVEAEKAVFRYLDKEVKSKVENDFDMSNGEKTPLIEETDQLDDDQGEVGTDKVTEEVVGASEEEERVATTENFQDAENDETAKDQTTRVRTGAGQKLDVLPFLSMQESFSGKEQDQVKQNEKQRGRRRREVGASEEEERVATENFQDAENDKNDETAIDHTRVRTVAGEKVDVSPFLSTQQSFSGKEQGQAKQNEKRRRRRGIELNTIDCEMSSKGSSDERNGDDEIEQVTSSAQVTSPSGNTKNQQATTLVVAKSKTVRDISFFKKDQRRRLFWTFEEEEMLKVGVEKFAAEAKKNMPWRKILEMGEKVFDETRTPADLKDKWRNMVKMNKTTL from the exons atgaagatgagagCGAAATCGATTCTGGTTAGGTCTTCGCGCAAGTCTCCTGATCCATCTCTCGCTTCGCTTCCG GATGATGAAGCTAATGAAAATTTGTGCTCTGGAGTGAGCACCACACACTGTGATACCGATGATGTTGAGATTGTTCCAGATACTTTCGATGAAAGAGATGTGCCACACAAGAAGCGTCATTGTCTTGGTACAACAAGTGAGACTACTGATAGAGGAGTATCCGTAGATCCGCCGGTGCTGAACTTGGATGCTTGTATTGTTTGTGAAGTTGCAGACGACCGTGTATCCCGTTGCTGCGGGATTGATTGTCTTCTTTCGTTTCACGGGGAGTGTTTGTATACTGATTTGGGTGATAGTAGTGAGGATCTTGCGAATCCTTTTTGTCCTTATTGCTGGCTTAAGATTCTTGCACTGAAATCCAAAACATTGAAAGAGAAGACTGTTGAGGCGGAAAAGGCGGTCTTTAGGTATCTAGATAAAGAGGTGAAAAGTAAGGTTGAGAATGATTTTGATATGTCAAACGGTGAGAAGACGCCATTGATTGAGGAAACCGATCAGTTAGATGATGATCAAGGGGAAGTGGGTACTGATAAAGTGACAGAAGAGGTTGTTGGAGCatcagaggaggaagagagggtTGCTACTACAGAAAACTTTCAAGACGCTGAGAATGACGAAACAGCTAAAGATCAAACTACTAGAGTCAGAACAGGTGCAGGGCAAAAACTAGATGTGTTACCTTTTCTGTCTATGCAAGAATCGTTTTCAGGGAAAGAACAGGACCAGGTCAAACAGAATGAGAAGCAAAggggaagaagacgaagagaggtTGGAGCatcagaggaggaagagagagtgGCTACAGAAAACTTTCAAGACGCTGAGAATGACAAGAATGACGAAACAGCTATAGATCATACTAGAGTCAGAACAGTTGCAGGGGAAAAAGTAGATGTTTCGCCTTTTTTGTCTACGCAACAATCGTTTTCAGGGAAAGAACAGGGCCAGGCCAAACAGAATgagaagcgaagaagaagaagaggaatagAATTGAATACTATTGATTGTGAAATGTCATCAAAGGGATCAAGTGACGAACGAAATGGAGACGATGAAATTGAGCAAGTAACTTCATCGGCTCAAGTAACCTCCCCGTCAGGGAATACGAAGAACCAGCAGGCAACAACCTTAGTTGTGGCTAAGTCAAAGACAGTGAG GGACATATCTTTCTTTAAGAAGGATCAAAGAAGGAGGCTATTTTGGacgtttgaagaagaagagatgctaaag GTGGGAGTGGAGAAATTTGCAGCAGAAGCAAAGAAGAACATGCCATGGAGGAAAATTCTGGAAATGGGAGAGAAGGTGTTCGACGAAACACGTACTCCAGCTGATCTCAAGGACAAATGGAGGAACATGGTTAAAATGAACAAGACAACACTCTAA